Within the Halichoerus grypus chromosome 2, mHalGry1.hap1.1, whole genome shotgun sequence genome, the region ACGCACAAACCTCATAGACAAAATACTGAGCCCAAGAAGGCTGACACCGAAGGGTACGTATTCTATGATTCGATTTACGTGAGGTTCAGTGTTGACAGAAGTCAGAGCAGTggttatgggggtgggggtgcagtaGTACCCCAGGAGGAGGCATGAGGGAGCCTCTGGGGCTGAGGGAAGTGAGGAAGACTCTATACATATGTGTGATTATAATTATATGCATCTATCTATAAAGATACGTACAAATATACGTATATGTTATAAACCAGTAAAACTGTGTCTCGAAATTCCACGGGCACACAGGACAGAAATCTGGTATTGCGTGCAGTGCAAACCAGCTGATTCAGTTACTGCCTGTGGTCACCTGGACTGAAGTACCCACTGGAGGCAAAATGTTGGGCACCCTATTGCTGCCCGTAAAATAGCATGAAGAACAAAGCGTATTCAAGGATTGTAGGCTCAGGGCAGTTGTTCCCAATGGGACTGAAGCAAGGGTGAAGCAAGTGAGCCACTTTACATGCAAAACGTAAAGATGCACTCAGCGTCAGGGGATAGACACCTTTTGTCCCTTTCTGCTACCTCCTTCCTGCTTCCCGAAAGGCAGACATAATGGCTGGAACCCCAGCAGCCATTATGGACCATGAAGTAACCTTGAGGATGGCAGTCACATGCTGAGACAGTGGTGTGGAAAGAGGAGGTGCCTACCTCCAGAAAGACTGCCTCATCTCTCCtatgtgagagaaaaagaaagtatctCATATAAGTCACCGCTATTTTGGGTTTTCATTAGATGAAGCCGAAGCTAAAAATACCCAGTACAGGTGCATCCATCAGAGATCTGGCTTCATTGCTCGAGTGTCTGAGAGTCGTGCTAACTGTCTCAACCGGTTGATGGACAACGGGACTCCCTGGAGATCCATGAACTCCTCACTACGATGCAGAGAAAGgaacccaggacccaggaccctgaagtGTGCGCCTCTGCAGTTAATCCGTAGCCTCTGGACAGACCTGGACAGCTGTCTTCCCTGAACGTCCGGGGACATGGATGGGGGGAGGCGCCAGGTGGCAGGGGCTTCCCGACTGCAAGGGGGAGGATGTGGCTAGCTGCCCGTGAGGTGCTCAGGACCAGAACAGATGCCTTCACGAGCTGCTAACCCAGGTGCTTGAGATTCACAAAGGCGCACTGGGGAGCGCAGGGGGCCTGGCGGGACGACCACCCAGGAGGTGTCTGGGGGTTTGGAGTCAAGTCATGCCATGCCCTCTTCAGCAGGGAACCTCTCTTCTTCCAAGCCACGACCAGCTTTGGGCCCCAACACCTGAACATGGGTCCTGAGCCGCCCTCCGTGAACTAGACGGGATCTGAGCCACcagcagcaggcagagtggcCCAGTCAAGCCCCGGAGGCATGGGTGACTCGCACCTCCAAGCTGCTGCTGTCCTGCATCTCAGCCCCCGCTCCCTCGGCCCCCTACAGGCTCACGGGGAAAATGCAAGCCTGGTTTCAGGTGCACCACAGGCATTGTGGCCCTCCCTTAGGGACTGAAGGTTGAGCAGACATCTTACTCTCCATCTGGCTACAGGGAAGAGGGTCTGGAGCTACCTTGCCCGTGGAGGAGGCGAGGGGTTTGGTCAGAGAGCCTGGGATGGAAGGAgaaggatgggggaggagggacagcagGCTTTGGGAACTGGACGAAGACAGATGTCTTGGAATGGTCCCAGAGGACGAGGACGGTCATGTCTGGTGACTGTTCACGGAAAGGCCCCCCTGCGGCATAGACTCTCCCGCCACAGGAGTCCGGCAGTCTGCTTTGGGGCTATCTcggcccctccccagccacaAGGGCCTGCTCTTCTGGCTCTCCGGGTGGCCttggtggcagggagggaggctttGCCTGGGGTGACCCTAGCCTGGTCACCCCGGCTGATGTAATCTGACCTTTGCTTCTGAGCCCTCACCTGGCAGCTTATGAGGCTCCCCACGGCACTTGCTCATGGCAGACACCTTCCAGCCGAGGAACGGACATTTATTCCAGATTGGGATCGGCCCTCCTCAACCGTCATACTGGTCTTAGTGCTACTGACCCTGGACTAGCCGAACAGCACAGAGGCCGCCCCCCACTCACGCAGGAGCCAAGGCCCGGGGATTCAGCATGAGCAGCCTcgggatgatggtgatgaaagGTGGAAGACCCTGGATCCAGAGGCGTGTCAGCTGGGCCCGGAACCACCCTCCTTCCAGAGTCCTTATCATCTCCTGCCCAACGTGTCAACAACTGCTCTCCAGCCCACAGCACACGCTGAGCCCGTGGCCAGTACGTTGTTCTCGCGGAGCCAGGGAGTAACACGGGTGTGGAAGCCAGCGGTGCCCGGGCCGTCCAGCTGGTCACCAGCGGCGCACTCGGAAACTCGGGGCCCTGCCGCGTCAGGGAGTTTACACCCGAGAGACCAATGTCTCCACTACGAGACACCTCCATGTCCTACTGAGTTGGAAGGTGCCAGTCTCACCATGCCCTCGGGCCAGTCCAATGGGCAGAGAGGCGGCTCGAGGGGAGCCGAGGGAGCAGGGCTGCCGCGCAAAAGCATGCGGAGGGTGGAAGGAACTCGGGCGGATCCTCGGGGGGCAGGGGCCGAGTGTCCCCGGGCTGCGGGCTTCCTCACAGGCAGGGGCCCCGGGGACCGGGGCAGCGTAGCAGAGGAGAGCCGCAGTCGGTGCCCCCATGGGGCTAATTCCACCGGCGGCGTCCCCTGCTGTGTCCGGGTTATGCCAACGTTTGCTCTCTGTCGTCAACGTGCGATGCAGGTAAAATGATCGACTTGGACAACATCAAGGGACCGCCACAGGAGTGGCCAAGATGGTGGAGCGGGAGCTGGGTGCGCCAtcggagcggggcggggggcggagttGAGGGGGGCAGGCGGGAGGCTTTGTGCCCCTGCTTTTGCATCTGCAGTGACAGTGGGGAAGAAGCCTGTGGCGGGACCTGCTGCCCAGCGTCCGAACCCCCTCCCACTGGCTGAGCTTGCACCGCCTCCCCTTCCCGAGGCCAGGATGGTCCAGAGGCTCGCGCTCAGACGCCGGCGGAGAGCGGCGGGCACGTGGCCTGGGTTCGGCCAACCAGATGCTTCCACCGGGGACCCTGGGCCTGGAGCGTGTATCACAGAGAAGCAGGGACAGTCCAGAGTTCCCATCCCCCTCGCAGCGGGGGCATTCTCACGGGGCCCCGGCtcggcccccacccccgcctaGATTCTGCGGGTCCCTCTGGCCGGCCCGCCCTGGCGCAGGCCTTGTTTATTTGTGGTCGGGCACCTTGCTGAGGGGCACGGAAGTTGTTCTCACAGGCACTGGGTCCCGTCCCTGGGCACGCGTGCGAGGACAGACAGAGGCGCGGTGCTGAGCTGGGGCCGCTCCTTCTCCCTGGAGCGCATCCTCCCCCCCATTTCCACATGCCCGCTGCTCTCATTCTTCATTTCCCCCCAGAGATCTAACCCCAAGTGGGTCCAGCCCGCACCTTCCCCCGCACCTCCTTTGGTTTTCATCACCTGTTATTCCAATTTTAATGACCCCACGTGTTTGCCTACTTGTGTCCTGACCCCCAAATCGTAGcttcatgaggacagggactgtgtctgCTCATTCTgtgccccagggcccagcacacccAACATCTGAGTGCAGAATGAGCTCATGACTCTCTGCACCAACGCAGGAACTTGGGAGCCACAACGCAATTTTAGTGATCTCAGATGGGGGACAGCAGAGGACAGGGAAGTGAAAGTCGGCGTGGAAAATCCAACAGCTGccccacccaggttcccctgctTCTCCACCTGGAAACCAGCCggacggtggggggggggggttactgGGACTTCTAGGCACAGTGGTGGGCATTAGTTGAAACCTTCCAGTACTTTCTCTAAGCTCAGAGAGATCAGTGGAAACAGGAGGGCCCTCTGGTGGCCGCCGCTGGGGGTGGCTGCAGACAGGAAgcagctgggagctgggaagcagcggtggggggctggggagtggcGCTGGGAGGCCCCTGGCTTCTCCAAGCTCCGGTCTAGTCCACGCCTGAGGAGTTGGTCAGGTAGAAGGGGCGGATGACCGCTTGGAAGCTGCTGAAGGAGCCTGccgggcaggggaagagggaggtgcTCCTGGAACTGTTGGTGCGCAGGGCGCTGGGGATCATGGCCTTTTGGCCCTCAAAGTCGGTGACGTGGGCCACGAAGCGCCCCTCACAGAGGATCAGGGCTTTGTTTTCATAGCCGATGGTGGGCTCCGAGTAGTCAGACTTGGAGAGGTGCAGGAGGGGGACCTCGTCCGAGGAGCATGAGAACCCATAGTTCCAGCAACTCTGGACGGTGGGAAGGTAGACCAGAGACCAGGAGATGCGCCTGGTCTGGAACAGGAAGCTGGGGTGCTGTGGGGTCTGGAAGGACCGGTAGGGGTCGTTCCAGTAGCCAGACGAGGCCCAGGAATTGCCGGAGACAGAGGCACTCCAGGTGGACGAGGTGTACAGCCGGGGCTGGTAGGCATCCTCGGTGAGGTTCAGGCCTCTGTACTGGGCCAGCAGCCGCAAGGGCACGGTGTGGAATTCCAGCGCCTGCAGGATCTTCTTCTGGAACAGCGCCTCATGGCTCCAGTACAGGGACAGGTTAAACTGCAGCTCGAACAGGTCCTCGGGCAGTATCATGGGGAACCGGACCTTCTCCACCAGGCTTTCCACCTCCctgtgggaaggctgcttctcctgGCTCCACACGTCCAAGGCAGTCAGCAGGGCCAGCTCGTTGGGCACGGCCAGCTCACTCCTGGAGAGCAGGACCTGCAGCAGGGCCGTGGGCACGCCCGGCCAGGCCTCGGCCTGCGTCAGGGCCTTGAAGTTCCAGGCCAGGAATTGCACGCACAGCTCCTCCAGCATGGGGTCCTGCGTGGCCAGCGCATAGGTGTAGAGGTCCAGGGGCGTCTGGAAAGAGGGGTCCTCAGGGAGGAGGATGGCAAAGAGGCTGGCGCAGAAGCTCTGCAGCTGCTGGGCCCTGTAGTCAGAGGCGAGCTTGTGGAAGCACTTCACGGATGTCAGGGAAATATCCAGCCTTCGGGAGTAGAAGTACCTGGGAGGGGAGCGAAAGCTGAGCACCCGGTGCACCCTGCCCCTGCAGGACAACGGGGTTGCCTGGGTGTGTGCCGGGCCTGCCTCTCCAACACCACTGTTGACCACGTGTTTGCCACTGACCCACGGACACCCCCAGGGGTGCCAGCCATCGCGAGGGGCATTCCGTGCCCCATGCATTTATCCTTTGGGTCAACCCACATTCCAGTCTCAGGTTGGCTCAGAGCCACGTGCACAGACAAGCAggcagatcccagggtcctggagcgTGACGCTCCGTCCCTCACCCAAGGGAGGTGGCCCCACCACCTCCTGTTCCCCGCCTTCCCTGTCACTGCTGTCCCCTCGGCCGGCACcgccccttccttcctgctggcACACCCCCCCGCTGGACCCCTTCGGTCCCCAGCACCTGTCTCATGCCCCCATGACACAGGCATCAGCCCTGCTTGCCCCCTGTCTGCTTCCCCTGCCGACTGGGAGCCCTCGCTCCTGGTGACCCAGGGCACGACTCCAGCTGGGCCCGGCAAGGCGGGGACGGGCACCTGCCCTCGTCCTCAAACATATCACAGAAATTGACCTCACTGGGAGGGGCGCAGGCTAGCCACCAACTTCCCACCCTTGGCTGGAAAGAAACCATTTTCATCTCATTAAAAATTGCCATTTGTTGTTTTCTCGTAAATGTCACTTCCCGCTATATAAAGCTTTAGGTCTTAAGAACAAAAAGGAACAGTTCTTTTTAAacggattctttctttctttctttttctttctctccctccctccctccctccctcccttcgtccttccttccttcctccttccttccttcctttctttcggGAACCAGCTGtctctattttttggaaagcATGTCTGCTAGTTTGGGCCGACACCTTTGGCCCCCATAAGgcgaggggtggtggtggtaaacGGATGCTTTCTGAACACCGGCCCCTGCAAGGCCCCAGCAGGGCGGCCTGGCGGGAGGGGTGACGGCCCAGGCCCAGGACAGGCTGGCCCCTCAcgtctcagtctcctcatccgGGGCACTGGCTCATGCGCCCTGccgagcatgtgcaaaggcccgggTAAGACTTTCTGATGGGTTTGGAGTCGCAGGGATTCTACCTTTCACACAAGCAAGGTCAGTACGTGAGGAGCAGCAGGATGAATTCATAACTAGGTTGTAGGTTCTTGGAAATATTACACCATATCCTTACGTTACCTAAGAGGTAGGGGTGGTGTGTGTTTCTGGGCCACCTGATTTCTCCCCTACCACATCGCTGTCTGGGCCTGTGTGATGTGGTGTCGCGGGGCAGGTGGCCCGGACCCGCGGCCTCGAGTGTGCAAGGAGCCTCCTGCTCTGGGCGACACCCGGGCcccttcccagctctgccccaggccCCTGTGGCAACCCCTCACCAACCCAGGCATCTTGTTCCTGGTGAATTCGTAACCCACGGAGCGTTTGAAACCTCTCATGACAGTGGCAGTTACGTCGGGAGATGTTTTATGCGTGTTTTGTGGCAGTCGGTGTATCTGCGTGTGACGGTGGGTCGGTGTCAGTGTGGGGTACGCAAGTACGTGTCGGGGTGTGCGAACGTGTGTGCGGACGTAAGTGTGGCGGTGAGAGTGTATACGCACACGTGAGTGTGGCATGGACACGACTGCGAGCCCAAGCATGTGCACAGGTGTGAATGTGGGTGCACGcaggtatgtgtgtgggggtgagtgtgcatgtacgtgtgtgtcGTACACACACTTGTGTCCGTGAAAGCACCAACGTGCTCGGTGCCGTAGCCCCATGGTTTGCTGTCGGAGGGGAggtgcccaggcccaggcccccaTCCCAAGGGCGGTCACCTGATAAAGTCTTTAACGACAGGCAGGCACTCTGCGTCCACCTCCATGGTGACCGTGGGGCCCGGCTCCTTCCACAGGGCCTGGGCCTCGCGGTTGGTAGACAGGATCAGCCTGTGGGCACACAGGTCCAGGCCCTCCTCTTCCTGGTCCCTCGCCCTCACCCTGATGGACAGGTCACAGCCCCTCTGGCTGTCAAAGATCTGCTCAAGGGCTGCAGGGAGCTCATCCGACAGGTCAAGGGTATGGGCACCTCGAGTTTctagaaggggcagaggggagcacACGGTTAGGTCAGGAGCTGTCACCGAGAACACTTCTCCTCCCTGGACTCAGGCTCCTCCCGGCCCCATCTACTCAGGAAGGCTTGGGGAAGACGAGGGTGTCATTCCCCTCTGTGGCCCAGAGCTTCCCCGCCCCTGTCGAACACCCCTGGTCagctcccctgctcccccacaTTCAGGCAGCCCCTCCGCTGACTTCCAGAGTCCGAGGCCCCACCCGTTTAAAATCCTGACCCATCAAGCAATGACCCAGGTGGCACCTTCTAAAAACCCAAACCTTCTCCCTGGTTTGATGGTCTGAAGAGTGAGGGTCTTATGGAAACTCAATTTCGAGCTTTGGGGTCCCTAGCAGGCTCTCTCAggaactgaggcctagagaagcGATTCCTCCCACCGACAATCCCAAAGCCTAGCTGGGAACTAAATCCCACCTGCTCTTTCTTTGCCACGAATAGGTTTGCATCAGTCCTGACACGTCAGCCAGGTGGGTTCAGCCCCCCATTCCTCCGGCCCCCACTCCCGGCCCCCACTCCCACATGGGCTCCCCACCAGGactgctccctgccctgcaccccAGGTCCAGGTGCATctcctgcccgccccgccccccgcgacCCCTCCTTGTGTCAATGCTCCGATGCGCCCCCAAGCCCCGTGTGAAGCCCAGGAAGAAGGACAAGTGGACAACAATAACACCGGATTCGGGGACTGAAGAACACAGAGCACCTGGTGAGGTCAGcacacatggtggggggggggaggggagaggcgcGAGGACGGGCTCCTGCCATCGGGGCAGGTCAAAGGCACATTCAGCTTGCTGTCGAGGCACGTGGGCGCACGAGGACTGACGACCGTGAGAGGCTGGGGTTTAAAGAAGCGACAGGCAGGTGGCCCGTGCAGGCGGCCCACGGCTCTTGCCGGATGACCCGGGTGAACGTGGCATTTCTGAGCCGCGCCGGGAAAGGGCGGTGGGGAGTTCGGGATCACTGCTGGGAGGGGCGGGCCCTGGAggctctcctgtcccctcccagccAGGGGGGCGTCACCGGGGAACCGGGCCCAGGCATGCCCTCCGCGTGGACGGCGTGCGTGCCCCGGGGCTCACCGTTGGCGCAGACCACGCCGGCGTCCTGGTTGTGTCTGCAGTGGCTCCTCAGCCAGCCCAGGGACCTGCAGCTGGCCAGTGAGGGCTCCGTGCCCGTGCACTCCACCTCGTCCAGCATGACCGGGCCGGCGCCTGGTGGCACAGCAAGGAGGacgggggctgggcggggggggaaggGCCGTGCATGGGGCTGCTCCCCCAGGAGCCATGGGAGAAGCGCTCTGCGGGCCTCCCGATCTGTGACCAGGGCCCCCTGGCCCTCATGCTCCCCTGCGCCATCTGGACCGGATAGAACCTGGGGGCCCCCATCCATCCGAGCCGAGCGGGGCTTTGGGTTTACGCTGGGAACACTGTACCACAAAGCAGCCTCCGTTCGCTGTGTCAGGGGAGATGTCCCTGCACCAGACTCCTCGGGGCGggttgccggggggggggggggctgtttcAGGAAGGGACGCGCCCTGAGGGAACGGGATGGCCTGTCAGAGTCTCCGCAGAACTATTTCAAATGTTCGCCGGTGCTCCGTGACTTAGGAAGGCCATGTGCGTGTCTCAGGTGACAGTCCCTTCCTGGGACAGGCTGCTTGGCAGCGAGGCTCCGCTCTGGAGGACCTGGGGACAGGCAGGCCTACCTGGCCCAAAGGCGGCTCCGCCCAGAGCCTCGGTGGCATTCACAAACCCCAGGGCCCGGCAGACGACGCTGGCATCCGTCAGGTCCCACAGGTTGTCACACACGGTCCCCCACTGGCCTCTGTAGAAGATCTCCACGCGACCCTCGTTGGCGGTGTTCCCATCAGCCAGCCGCATGTCCCCATCTTTCTCGCCTACAGGGCTCCCGAGGGAACAAAGAGATCAGCAGGGATGAAGGCCGGGCAGCTGGGCCTCCATCCCAGCGGAGAAGCACCAGCCCGCCCCTCACTTCTCCCAACTGGGAAGGTCCCTTGTCAAGTTCCCCCCAAGAGGGTGCCCACTGCACCATTAGCTTTAAAGCCCCCCATCCATCCTTGAGGGCTCACCCACCGGGGAGGAGTGGAAGAtgtgcacccccccacccccacagagagTAAAGCGCCTTTTCTTGTCTTTGAGGTCTGAGTCCTTCCTCCATGGATaggagaaggagcagaagggGCAACTGGAGCCCCAGCACctgagggtggggggggtgggaccCTGGGGAAgaatgggggagaaggaggggcccACGCTGACCCCACCTGAGGGTGTCTGGGGCTTGGGGTGCACCGTGTGCATCACAGCAAGGACCGCTGGGAGGGCTGTGGGGGAAGTCCTGGAGCAGCAGGCCCAGGAACCCCCAGAAACACCGGCAGAATGAGCCGGGTGTACAGAGAAAAGTGGGATTGTTCTGGGACAGGGTCAGGAAGGAGCTGGGTGCCATGCTGGAGGGCGGTTCTCAGCTGGAGGAGTAGCCAGCCTCCATGGGGTCACCAGGACAAggaagtgcagagcccgaggTGCAGAGAGCATGAGGACTGGCGTCTAGAACTCTGGAAGTCTGACTGTATGGAAGGGCCCTGACTCAtgacacccctgccccccacatttGGCCTGTCTGATGGGCTCCTACTGCTCAGTTCCTCTGGTTCCCACGGGATGAAATGAAGAATCCTTTGGTGTCCCCCCAGAACCTACAAGCTACCATCACTTAGGATAACCAGGGCTTCAAGCAGGAGAGAAGACCCAGGCTGAACATTGCCTCAATTTTCTGCGAGGGCTCAAGGCCACAGAGAGGGGAGCGGCAGCTTCTCAGACTGCCGCTTTCAGCATTCCTGGGGCGCAGCTCACCTTGAGTCCCTGCAGCCAGCAGCCACATCCAGAGGAGCAGTGGGACAGCCATGGCCTCTCCTGGGAGGGGAGGCCCTCGTCCTGCGACGGAAGGAAGCAGCAGAATCAGACAGCAGAGCTGGACAGCCCTGGGGACTGGGCCCCTGTGTGTCCAGGACCCTTTAGACCCTAAGTGTGGAGGACAGCAGACAGGTACAGTCCCTGCTCCTCTGAGCTGTGAGTGTGATGGGGTCCCCCACCTGTCTGGGGCGTGGTCCTCCAAGGAGGACTAAGACTTGCCCAGACAatggggaggggacctgggggagGTCTCTAAGCATCGGGACAGTGGGAACAAAAGTCCATCTCAGAAAACCAggccctaggggcgcctgggtggc harbors:
- the LGALS3BP gene encoding galectin-3-binding protein, which translates into the protein MAVPLLLWMWLLAAGTQGEKDGDMRLADGNTANEGRVEIFYRGQWGTVCDNLWDLTDASVVCRALGFVNATEALGGAAFGPGAGPVMLDEVECTGTEPSLASCRSLGWLRSHCRHNQDAGVVCANETRGAHTLDLSDELPAALEQIFDSQRGCDLSIRVRARDQEEEGLDLCAHRLILSTNREAQALWKEPGPTVTMEVDAECLPVVKDFIRYFYSRRLDISLTSVKCFHKLASDYRAQQLQSFCASLFAILLPEDPSFQTPLDLYTYALATQDPMLEELCVQFLAWNFKALTQAEAWPGVPTALLQVLLSRSELAVPNELALLTALDVWSQEKQPSHREVESLVEKVRFPMILPEDLFELQFNLSLYWSHEALFQKKILQALEFHTVPLRLLAQYRGLNLTEDAYQPRLYTSSTWSASVSGNSWASSGYWNDPYRSFQTPQHPSFLFQTRRISWSLVYLPTVQSCWNYGFSCSSDEVPLLHLSKSDYSEPTIGYENKALILCEGRFVAHVTDFEGQKAMIPSALRTNSSRSTSLFPCPAGSFSSFQAVIRPFYLTNSSGVD